Proteins from a single region of Corylus avellana chromosome ca11, CavTom2PMs-1.0:
- the LOC132165145 gene encoding umecyanin-like produces MGSRTGLIGWFGIVVAIILLRGATAATVYEVGDSLGWTVPPNTSYYSAWASTKTFFLGDKLSFNWTTGTHTVAEVSKDEYDNCTKVSSYIGSPVIFTPPSTGSTFICTVDDRTRGQSWFSPSFQHQPLITA; encoded by the exons ATGGGCAGCCGCACGGGTTTGATCGGGTGGTTTGGCATTGTGGTAGCTATAATATTACTCAGGGGTGCAACTGCTGCAACAGTTTACGAGGTTGGCGACAGCCTCGGCTGGACTGTTCCCCCAAACACCTCCTACTACTCCGCCTGGGCTTCCACCAAGACTTTCTTTCTCGGCGACAAACTTT CATTCAACTGGACAACGGGGACGCACACTGTGGCGGAAGTCTCGAAGGATGAATACGACAACTGCACCAAGGTATCATCTTATATAGGCAGCCCTGTCATATTCACTCCTCCATCAACCGGTTCTACTTTCATCTGCACCGTTGATGACCGCACACGAGGTCAAAGTTGGTTTTCACCGTCGTTTCAACACCAACCGTTGATCACCGCCTGA
- the LOC132164901 gene encoding umecyanin-like has protein sequence MGSRTGLIGWFGIVVAAIILLRGATAATVYEVGDSVGWTVPPNTSYYSTWASTKTFFLGDKLSFNWTTGTHTVAEVSKDEYDNCTKVSSYIGSPVIFTPPSTGSYYFICTVDDHCTRGQKLAFTVVSTPTVGSPPAESPTSSSASSLSVGALFAVLSTSVIYLFLGF, from the exons ATGGGCAGCCGCACTGGTTTGATCGGGTGGTTTGGCATTGTGGTAGCAGCTATAATATTACTCAGGGGTGCAACTGCTGCAACAGTTTACGAGGTTGGCGACAGCGTCGGCTGGACTGTTCCCCCAAACACCTCCTACTACTCCACCTGGGCTTCCACCAAGACTTTCTTTCTCGGCGACAAACTTT CATTCAACTGGACAACGGGGACGCACACTGTGGCGGAAGTCTCAAAGGATGAATACGACAACTGCACCAAGGTTTCATCTTATATAGGCAGCCCTGTCATATTCACTCCTCCATCAACCGGTTCTTACTACTTCATCTGCACCGTTGATGACCACTGCACACGTGGTCAAAAGTTGGCTTTCACCGTCGTTTCAACACCAACCGTTGGATCACCGCCTGCTGAATCACCCACGTCCTCCTCCGCTTCATCTCTCAGCGTCGGTGCCTTATTTGCAGTGCTGTCCACCTCAGTCATCTATCTATTCCTTGGCTTTTAA
- the LOC132165147 gene encoding umecyanin-like → MGLSRWLVVVVVIVMMGTATTATLYEIGDSAGWAVPPKNACYAIWATKKTFFLGDSLDVVEVTEDKYNNCSTTTPIGAIKKTSPANFTLTSNATRYFICTVDNHCKLGQKVTIRIGEETASASSLRVDALSAVLYGAIAISFFTFF, encoded by the exons atgGGCTTGAGCAGGTGGTTGGTTGTTGTGGTAGTTATAGTGATGATGGGTACTGCAACTACTGCAACACTTTATGAGATTGGGGACAGTGCAGGCTGGGCTGTTCCACCGAAGAACGCCTGCTACGCCATCTGGGCTACCAAAAAGACATTCTTTCTTGGTGATTCTCTTG ACGTTGTTGAAGTGACAGAAGACAAATACAATAACTGCAGTACCACTACTCCCATCGGTGCCATAAAAAAAACCAGCCCCGCAAATTTCACCCTCACTTCCAACGCTACCCGCTATTTCATCTGCACCGTTGATAACCACTGCAAACTTGGCCAGAAGGTGACCATCAGAATTGGAGAGGAGACGGCCTCTGCTTCATCTCTGAGAGTTGATGCCTTGTCTGCAGTTCTCTACGGTGCCATAGCCATCTctttctttacatttttctGA
- the LOC132165148 gene encoding umecyanin-like yields the protein MGSRMGLIGWLVIVVAILQLRGATAETVYTVGDSLGWAVPPNTSYYSTWATTNLQTFLLGDSLEFNWTGTHIVAEVSKADYDNCTKVSSGSASPFKFTPPTVGSYYIICTVDDHCERGQKFSFTVNGSSAEPPTSAASSLTLSALFAVMSTTFIYLFLGLSLN from the exons ATGGGCAGCCGGATGGGTTTGATCGGGTGGTTGGTCATAGTGGTAGCTATACTACAACTGAGGGGTGCAACTGCTGAGACAGTTTATACGGTTGGGGACAGCCTCGGCTGGGCTGTTCCCCCAAACACCTCCTACTACTCCACCTGGGCTACAACAAATTTACAGACATTCCTTCTTGGCGACTCACTTG AATTCAACTGGACGGGGACGCACATTGTGGCAGAAGTATCAAAGGCTGATTACGATAACTGCACGAAGGTATCATCTGGCTCTGCCAGCCCATTTAAATTTACTCCTCCAACTGTCGGCTCTTACTACATCATCTGCACTGTGGACGACCACTGCGAACGAGGTCAAAAGTTTTCTTTCACCGTTAATGGATCGTCGGCTGAACCGCCCACCTCTGCCGCTTCATCTCTAACCCTCAGTGCCTTATTTGCAGTGATGTCGACCACTTTCATCTATCTTTTTCTTGGCTTatctttaaattaa